The Virgibacillus sp. SK37 region TTCTTCTGTCTCTTCGCCTTGTTTCACTTCTAAAATAGCATCTGCCATTTTTGAAGTCAAAAGTTTCACTGCACGAATAGCGTCATCATTCGCTGGAATAACATAATCAATTTCATCCGGATCACAATTTGTATCTACGATTCCAATAATAGGAATATTTAATTTATGTGCCTCAGCGATCGCAATACGCTCTTTACGTGGGTCAATTACGAACAATGCGTCAGGAAGCTTGTTCATTTCTTTAATACCACCCAAGAACTTAACCAAACGATCTTTTTCTTTTAATAAGTTAACGACTTCTTTTTTCGGTAATACTTCAAAAGTTCCGTCTTCTTCCATACGTTCAATATCTTTTAAACGTTGGATACGCTTGCGGATTGTTTGGAAGTTAGTAAGAGTACCACCCAACCAACGTTGATTCACGTAATACATACCTGAACGAGTAGCTTCATCACGTACAGAGTCCTGAGCCTGTTTCTTTGTACCAACAAACAGAACCGTACCGCCATTTGCAGCGATATCCTTTACGTAGTTGTAAGCCTCGTCTACCTTCTTAACGGTTTTTTGTAAATCGATAATATAAATACCGTTACGTTCTGTGAAGATATATTTCTTCATCTTCGGGTTCCAGCGGCGAGTCTGATGTCCAAAATGTACACCAGCTTCTAATAGCTGTTTCATTGAAATTGCTGACATA contains the following coding sequences:
- the rpsB gene encoding 30S ribosomal protein S2 is translated as MSAISMKQLLEAGVHFGHQTRRWNPKMKKYIFTERNGIYIIDLQKTVKKVDEAYNYVKDIAANGGTVLFVGTKKQAQDSVRDEATRSGMYYVNQRWLGGTLTNFQTIRKRIQRLKDIERMEEDGTFEVLPKKEVVNLLKEKDRLVKFLGGIKEMNKLPDALFVIDPRKERIAIAEAHKLNIPIIGIVDTNCDPDEIDYVIPANDDAIRAVKLLTSKMADAILEVKQGEETEEVQAEEPVAVAESDSDSNQE